A genomic segment from Flammeovirga pectinis encodes:
- a CDS encoding TlpA family protein disulfide reductase produces MKIFAILLLFITTTTAFAQADYRTEKVKKLQGAVVVNFDVKFERKLTKEERSQSLFYNEVTVLYNKDRLVMRRIYTNKSRDFDVFTLLDYNERKQYTCKFEDATRYAISKDFGQWQRNAKKIKGKTKTIAGIECQKYTLKVKGQVKEIYTTEELGLTYNHRSTAKGFALETVIFDKKLGYITLTAKSITYTHDVPKEHFSLYGFTIYTKEEYKERSLKAKEIIAEEKFERVGDKIPHLKILTLDDKKIDTRKNTDHVMFFVFFYEKCNPCNYLYKTVNDLQEKYKNQNVEFIGVSLNKDYETEQFVKFKNIKFQVAGEGSYITQPLGIKKYPYILIVDPNRIIRYAKIGGGGSPKQVKQLDAEIDKALSFLNQ; encoded by the coding sequence TGTAGTGGTAAATTTTGATGTCAAATTTGAAAGAAAACTTACAAAAGAGGAAAGGAGTCAAAGTTTATTCTACAATGAGGTAACTGTACTTTATAACAAAGACAGGTTAGTAATGAGAAGAATTTATACTAATAAAAGTAGAGACTTTGATGTATTTACGCTACTAGATTATAACGAACGAAAACAATATACTTGTAAGTTTGAAGATGCAACTAGATATGCCATTTCTAAAGATTTTGGGCAATGGCAAAGAAATGCAAAAAAGATAAAAGGAAAGACCAAAACAATTGCTGGTATTGAATGTCAAAAATATACTTTAAAAGTGAAAGGTCAGGTAAAAGAAATCTATACTACCGAAGAGCTAGGTTTAACTTATAATCATCGTTCAACTGCTAAGGGGTTTGCATTAGAGACTGTAATTTTTGATAAAAAACTAGGCTACATCACTCTAACAGCAAAATCTATAACATATACACACGATGTACCGAAAGAGCATTTTTCTTTATATGGTTTTACTATTTATACCAAAGAAGAATACAAAGAAAGATCGTTAAAAGCTAAAGAAATTATTGCAGAAGAAAAATTTGAAAGAGTAGGCGATAAGATACCTCATTTAAAAATACTTACGTTAGACGATAAGAAAATTGACACAAGAAAAAATACTGATCATGTTATGTTTTTTGTATTCTTTTATGAAAAATGTAATCCTTGTAATTATTTATACAAAACAGTAAATGACTTACAAGAGAAATACAAAAACCAAAATGTTGAATTTATTGGTGTGAGTTTAAATAAGGATTATGAAACAGAACAGTTTGTGAAATTTAAAAATATAAAATTTCAAGTAGCTGGTGAAGGAAGTTATATAACTCAGCCGTTAGGTATAAAAAAATATCCTTATATCTTAATAGTAGACCCAAATAGAATAATCAGATATGCTAAAATTGGCGGTGGTGGAAGTCCTAAACAAGTAAAGCAATTGGATGCTGAAATAGATAAAGCATTATCTTTTCTAAATCAATAA
- a CDS encoding Rossmann-like and DUF2520 domain-containing protein, producing MKRVTLIGAGKVATHLGTALEDNGIIIQEVFSRDIKKARSLARRFYDARPTDSLNFKSSYSEVFIIAVSDNAISDVAEQIVLPNHNAILAHTSGATPLESLAGSSLYTGIFYPLQTFSFDKTVDFSQIPVCIDATTKGALDRLAELAHRLTPKVFHLTNEERKKLHISAVFACNFTNYLMEVSSQMADEAGMAFQDLKHLVDETIEKAFTLEAPIDGQTGPAIRKDIKTIKRHQESLTTTHPNFLPIYQMMTDAIQGKVGQYKTAHEVEIDRLEKERLLIEEQIEKERAASGLSQEDEDYIA from the coding sequence ATGAAAAGGGTAACTTTAATTGGGGCTGGAAAAGTAGCCACTCATTTAGGAACAGCATTAGAAGACAATGGTATAATTATTCAAGAGGTCTTTAGCAGAGATATTAAAAAAGCACGAAGCCTTGCTCGTAGATTTTATGATGCAAGACCTACTGATTCTTTAAACTTTAAAAGTAGCTATTCAGAGGTTTTTATAATTGCTGTAAGTGATAATGCTATCTCTGATGTTGCTGAACAAATTGTATTACCAAATCACAATGCAATACTTGCGCACACTTCAGGTGCTACACCTTTAGAATCACTTGCTGGAAGTTCTCTGTATACTGGTATTTTCTATCCTCTACAAACATTTTCTTTTGATAAGACAGTCGATTTTTCTCAAATTCCAGTCTGTATTGATGCAACTACTAAAGGTGCTTTAGATAGGCTTGCAGAATTAGCTCACCGACTAACCCCTAAGGTTTTTCATCTTACAAATGAAGAAAGAAAAAAGCTACATATTTCTGCTGTTTTTGCCTGTAATTTTACTAATTATTTAATGGAAGTATCATCTCAAATGGCAGACGAAGCTGGAATGGCTTTCCAAGACCTTAAACATTTAGTTGATGAGACAATAGAGAAAGCATTTACTTTAGAAGCTCCTATAGATGGACAAACAGGACCTGCAATTCGAAAAGATATTAAGACTATAAAACGCCATCAAGAGTCTTTAACTACTACTCACCCTAATTTTTTACCAATTTATCAAATGATGACTGACGCAATTCAAGGTAAAGTTGGACAATACAAAACTGCTCATGAAGTAGAAATTGATAGGTTAGAAAAAGAACGTTTACTAATCGAAGAACAAATTGAAAAAGAAAGAGCTGCTTCTGGTTTAAGTCAAGAAGACGAAGATTATATAGCTTAA